Proteins from a genomic interval of Rosa chinensis cultivar Old Blush chromosome 2, RchiOBHm-V2, whole genome shotgun sequence:
- the LOC112183301 gene encoding ABC transporter C family member 8 isoform X1 — MENLSLVPTALKELSSMLSSVDYFVRGLVWISYTISLLVQRSIWIKVLNSVWWGCSFALVSALNTEILVRTHNIDILDVLTWPVNFLLLICAVRNLGHCFYQHTRDPNILSEPLLAKRFAGENQQSELDRASFLSKLTFSWINPLLNLGSSKTLALEDIPSLVNEDKANLAYQKFARAWDSLSGEKNCSNTRNLVLRAIANVYMKENLFIAFCAIVRTISVVVSPLIVYAFINYSNVEEETVSKGLIIVGCLILSKVVESLSQRYWFFESRRSGMRMRSALMVAVYRKQLKLSTVGRRRHSAGEIVNYIAVDAYRMGEFPWWFHSTWSLGLQLFLAIGVLFWVVGLGALPGLVPLIACGLLNVPFAKVLQKCQSQFMIAQDERLRATSEILNSMKIIKLQSWEEKFKNLVDSLREREFKWLAETQFKKAYGPLVYWMSPTIITSVIFVGCILFQSVPLNASTIFTVLASLRSMGEPVRMIPEALSVLIQVKVSFDRLNTFLLDDEVNDNEIKKLPSQDSEESLKIDKGMFSWYPESSIPTLRDLNLEIHRNQKIAVCGPVGAGKSSLLYAILGEMPKVSGTVDVFGTIAYVSQNSWIQSGTVRDNILYGKTMEKNKYEKTIEACALDKDLSSFDHGDLTEIGERGLNLSGGQKQRIQLARAVYSDADIYLLDDPFSAVDAHTAAILFHAYVMAALAQKTVILVTHQVEFLSKVDKILVMEHGQITESGTFENLLTAGTAFEQLVNAHRDAVTSGTSNYQSQGAFKKEEMVVPEESFRINLTEDSSEGDISVKGVPGVQLIEEEEKETGDVGWKPFWDYIFVSKGIIFLCLAIIAQSCFFGLQAASTYWLAIAIEIPNIKSGMLIGVYTAVSTFSAIFVHLRSYLAALVGLKASKAFFSGFTDAIFKAPMLFFDSTPVGRILTRASSDLSILDFDIPFSIFFIVAGGIEMLTTIGIMASVTWQVLIVAILAMVAAKYVQSYYLASARELIRINGTTKAPVMNYAAETSLGVFTIRAFKMVDRFFDNYTKLVDTDARLFFHSNATMEWLIIRTEALQNLTLFAAALLLILLPKGYVAPGLVGLSLSYSLTLTGAQIFVTRWYCNLSNYIISVERIKQFMQISPEPPAIVEDKRPPYSWPQKGRIELFSLKLNYRPNAPLVLKGITCTFNEGTRVGVVGRTGSGKTTLISALFRLVDPSSGKIIIDGLDICSMGLKDLRMKLSIIPQEPTLFRGSIRTNLDPLGLYSDNEIWRALEKCQLQATVNSLPNLLDSSVSDEGENWSAGQRQLFCLGRVLLKRNRILVLDEATASIDSGTDATLQRIIRQEFSECTVITVAHRVPTVIDSDKVMVLSDGKLVEYEEPSKLLDTNSYFSKLVAEYWSSCNTKLQN, encoded by the exons ATGGAGAACTTGAGTTTGGTTCCTACTGCACTCAAAGAACTATCATCAATGCT AAGCTCGGTGGATTACTTTGTCAGAGGACTAGTTTGGATTTCTTATACAATTTCACTTCTAGTTCAAAGGTCTATATGGATCAAAGTTTTGAATTCTGTTTGGTGGGGGTGCTCCTTTGCATTGGTATCCGCTCTAAACACTGAAATATTGGTAAGAACCCACAACATTGACATTCTTGATGTACTGACATGGCCAGTCAACTTTTTACTTCTCATATGTGCTGTTAGAAACCTCGGTCATTGTTTTTACCAACATACACGAGATCCTAACATCCTATCTGAGCCTCTATTAGCCAAAAGGTTTGCTGGAGAGAACCAGCAATCAGAACTAGACCGAGCTAGTTTCCTAAGCAAATTGACATTTTCTTGGATCAACCCTTTACTCAACTTAGGTTCCTCGAAAACGTTAGCTCTTGAAGACATCCCATCACTGGTTAACGAAGATAAAGCAAATTTAGCATACCAGAAGTTTGCTCGAGCATGGGATTCACTATCTGGGGAGAAGAACTGCAGCAATACCAGGAACCTGGTTCTGAGAGCAATAGCAAACGTTTACATGAAAGAAAATTTATTTATAGCCTTTTGTGCAATCGTCCGAACAATTTCAGTTGTAGTTTCTCCTCTTATAGTGTATGCTTTTATAAATTATTCAAATGTCGAGGAGGAAACTGTCTCCAAAGGCCTCATCATAGTGGGGTGTCTAATTCTTTCCAAGGTGGTTGAATCTTTGAGCCAGAGATATTGGTTCTTTGAGTCTAGGAGGTCTGGAATGAGAATGAGGTCGGCTTTGATGGTGGCAGTTTATCGAAAGCAGCTAAAGCTTTCTACTGTGGGAAGGAGAAGGCACTCAGCTGGAGAGATTGTGAATTACATAGCAGTTGATGCCTATCGAATGGGTGAGTTCCCGTGGTGGTTTCATTCAACATGGAGCCTTGGATTGCAACTATTCCTTGCCATTGGTGTTCTTTTCTGGGTGGTTGGTCTTGGTGCTCTTCCCGGATTAGTACCTCTCATTGCCTGTGGCCTCCTAAATGTGCCATTTGCAAAAGTTCTTCAGAAGTGTCAGTCCCAGTTCATGATAGCTCAGGACGAGAGGCTTAGAGCCACTTCTGAGATCCTAAACAGTATGAAAATCATCAAGTTACAATCATGGGAGGAGAAATTCAAGAACTTGGTTGATTCACTTCGTGAAAGAGAGTTCAAATGGTTGGCTGAGACGCAATTTAAAAAGGCTTATGGACCTCTAGTGTATTGGATGTCACCAACCATAATCACTTCAGTAATCTTTGTAGGATGTATCCTTTTCCAAAGTGTCCCTCTAAATGCAAGTACCATATTTACAGTTCTTGCTTCATTAAGGAGCATGGGAGAACCTGTCAGAATGATACCAGAGGCGCTTTCAGTACTGATTCAAGTCAAGGTCTCTTTTGACCGGCTAAATACATTTTTACTTGATGATGAGGTAAATGATAATGAAATAAAGAAATTACCATCACAAGATTCTGAAGAGAGCTTGAAAATAGATAAAGGCATGTTCAGTTGGTATCCTGAATCATCAATTCCAACTCTGAGAGATTTAAATTTGGAAATCCATAGGAACCAGAAAATTGCAGTTTGTGGACCAGTTGGTGCTGGAAAGTCATCACTTTTATACGCTATACTGGGAGAGATGCCGAAAGTTTCAGGAACT GTTGATGTATTTGGGACCATAGCCTATGTTTCTCAGAATTCTTGGATACAAAGTGGGACAGTTCGTGATAACATTCTCTACGGGAAAACAATGGAGAAGAATAAGTATGAAAAGACCATAGAAGCTTGTGCTTTGGATAAGGACCTTAGTAGTTTTGACCATGGTGATCTTACTGAAATAGGCGAGAGAGGACTTAACTTGAGTGGAGGACAGAAGCAGAGGATTCAGCTGGCGCGAGCTGTTTATAGTGATGCTGATATCTATCTCCTTGATGACCCCTTTAGTGCCGTGGATGCACATACAGCTGCAATTCTATTtcat GCTTATGTAATGGCTGCTCTGGCACAGAAAACTGTAATTCTAGTGACTCATCAAGTTGAATTTCTCTCAAAAGTCGATAAGATTTTG GTAATGGAACATGGACAAATTACTGAATCAGGAACCTTTGAGAATCTCTTGACCGCAGGAACAGCGTTTGAGCAACTTGTTAATGCTCACCGAGATGCAGTGACATCAGGTACTTCAAATTATCAAAGTCAGGGAGCATTCAAGAAGGAAGAAATGGTTGTTCCGGAGGAGTCTTTTCGGATTAACCTCACTGAAGATAGCAGTGAAGGGGATATTTCTGTGAAGGGCGTACCTGGGGTGCAActaatagaagaagaagagaaagagaccGGTGATGTTGGATGGAAGCCCTTTTGGgattatatttttgtttctaaGGGAATAATTTTTCTATGCTTGGCCATAATAGCACAGTCTTGTTTCTTTGGCCTTCAAGCGGCTTCAACTTATTGGCTTGCTATAGCTATTGAAATTCCAAATATAAAAAGTGGAATGCTCATTGGTGTTTATACTGCAGTTTCAACGTTTAGTGCTATCTTTGTTCATCTAAGGTCATACCTTGCAGCCCTTGTTGGATTGAAAGCTTCTAAAGCATTTTTCTCTGGTTTCACTGATGCTATCTTTAAGGCCCCCATGCTTTTCTTTGACTCAACTCCTGTTGGGCGAATTTTAACACGA GCTTCATCAGATTTAAGTATTTTGGATTTTGACATACCCTTCTCCATTTTCTTTATTGTTGCTGGTGGCATTGAAATGCTGACAACAATTGGAATTATGGCTTCTGTCACATGGCAAGTTCTTATTGTAGCCATTCTCGCCATGGTTGCTGCCAAATATGTTCAG AGCTACTATCTAGCGTCTGCAAGAGAATTGATAAGAATCAATGGAACAACCAAAGCTCCTGTAATGAATTATGCAGCTGAGACATCACTCGGAGTGTTCACTATAAGAGCTTTTAAAATGGTAGACAGGTTCTTTGACAACTACACAAAGCTAGTTGACACTGATGCAAGGCTCTTTTTTCATTCTAATGCAACCATGGAGTGGTTAATAATAAGGACAGAAGCACTTCAGAATTTGACCCTGTTCGCTGCTGCTTTACTCCTCATTTTACTTCCCAAGGGTTATGTTGCTCCAG GGCTTGTGGGGCTTTCTCTTTCTTATTCTTTGACACTGACCGGAGCACAAATATTTGTGACTCGATGGTATTGCAACTTATCGAATTACATTATATCAGTTGAAAGGATAAAACAGTTCATGCAGATTTCACCGGAGCCTCCAGCAATTGTGGAGGACAAGAGGCCCCCATATTCATGGCCTCAAAAGGGTAGAATAGAGCTTTTTTCACTGAAG TTAAATTACCGTCCAAATGCTCCACTAGTTCTCAAGGGAATTACATGCACATTCAACGAAGGGACTAGAGTAGGGGTTGTGGGAAGGACAGGAAGTGGAAAGACTACACTCATAAGTGCTTTGTTTCGTTTAGTAGATCCAAGCAGTGGTAAAATTATTATAGATGGACTTGACATCTGCTCTATGGGTCTAAAGGATTTAAGAATGAAGCTCAGTATCATCCCTCAAGAACCAACTCTTTTTAGGGGTAGCATCCGAACCAACTTGGATCCTTTAGGCCTTTACTCCGACAATGAAATATGGAGG GCTCTAGAGAAGTGTCAATTACAGGCAACAGTCAATAGCCTACCCAATTTATTAGATTCATCTG TGAGTGATGAAGGGGAAAATTGGAGCGCCGGGCAGCGCCAGTTGTTTTGCCTTGGAAGAGTGCTTCTCAAGAGGAACAGAATTCTAGTTCTGGATGAGGCTACTGCTTCCATCGACTCTGGAACAGATGCCACTCTACAAAGAATCATCAGGCAGGAATTTTCAGAATGCACTGTGATAACTGTAGCTCATAGAGTTCCAACAGTCATAGACAGTGACAAAGTCATGGTCCTCTCTGATG GAAAGCTGGTGGAGTATGAAGAACCTTCAAAGCTCTTGGATACCAACTCCTACTTCTCCAAACTTGTAGCTGAATATTGGTCAAGCTGCAATACAAAGTTACAAAACTGA
- the LOC112183301 gene encoding ABC transporter C family member 8 isoform X2, giving the protein MENLSLVPTALKELSSMLSSVDYFVRGLVWISYTISLLVQRSIWIKVLNSVWWGCSFALVSALNTEILVRTHNIDILDVLTWPVNFLLLICAVRNLGHCFYQHTRDPNILSEPLLAKRFAGENQQSELDRASFLSKLTFSWINPLLNLGSSKTLALEDIPSLVNEDKANLAYQKFARAWDSLSGEKNCSNTRNLVLRAIANVYMKENLFIAFCAIVRTISVVVSPLIVYAFINYSNVEEETVSKGLIIVGCLILSKVVESLSQRYWFFESRRSGMRMRSALMVAVYRKQLKLSTVGRRRHSAGEIVNYIAVDAYRMGEFPWWFHSTWSLGLQLFLAIGVLFWVVGLGALPGLVPLIACGLLNVPFAKVLQKCQSQFMIAQDERLRATSEILNSMKIIKLQSWEEKFKNLVDSLREREFKWLAETQFKKAYGPLVYWMSPTIITSVIFVGCILFQSVPLNASTIFTVLASLRSMGEPVRMIPEALSVLIQVKVSFDRLNTFLLDDEVNDNEIKKLPSQDSEESLKIDKGMFSWYPESSIPTLRDLNLEIHRNQKIAVCGPVGAGKSSLLYAILGEMPKVSGTVDVFGTIAYVSQNSWIQSGTVRDNILYGKTMEKNKYEKTIEACALDKDLSSFDHGDLTEIGERGLNLSGGQKQRIQLARAVYSDADIYLLDDPFSAVDAHTAAILFHAYVMAALAQKTVILVTHQVEFLSKVDKILVMEHGQITESGTFENLLTAGTAFEQLVNAHRDAVTSGTSNYQSQGAFKKEEMVVPEESFRINLTEDSSEGDISVKGVPGVQLIEEEEKETGDVGWKPFWDYIFVSKGIIFLCLAIIAQSCFFGLQAASTYWLAIAIEIPNIKSGMLIGVYTAVSTFSAIFVHLRSYLAALVGLKASKAFFSGFTDAIFKAPMLFFDSTPVGRILTRASSDLSILDFDIPFSIFFIVAGGIEMLTTIGIMASVTWQVLIVAILAMVAAKYVQSYYLASARELIRINGTTKAPVMNYAAETSLGVFTIRAFKMVDRFFDNYTKLVDTDARLFFHSNATMEWLIIRTEALQNLTLFAAALLLILLPKGYVAPGLVGLSLSYSLTLTGAQIFVTRWYCNLSNYIISVERIKQFMQISPEPPAIVEDKRPPYSWPQKGRIELFSLKLNYRPNAPLVLKGITCTFNEGTRVGVVGRTGSGKTTLISALFRLVDPSSGKIIIDGLDICSMGLKDLRMKLSIIPQEPTLFRGSIRTNLDPLGLYSDNEIWRALEKCQLQATVNSLPNLLDSSVSDEGENWSAGQRQLFCLGRVLLKRNRILVLDEATASIDSGTDATLQRIIRQEFSECTVITVAHRVPTVIDSDKVMVLSDAGGV; this is encoded by the exons ATGGAGAACTTGAGTTTGGTTCCTACTGCACTCAAAGAACTATCATCAATGCT AAGCTCGGTGGATTACTTTGTCAGAGGACTAGTTTGGATTTCTTATACAATTTCACTTCTAGTTCAAAGGTCTATATGGATCAAAGTTTTGAATTCTGTTTGGTGGGGGTGCTCCTTTGCATTGGTATCCGCTCTAAACACTGAAATATTGGTAAGAACCCACAACATTGACATTCTTGATGTACTGACATGGCCAGTCAACTTTTTACTTCTCATATGTGCTGTTAGAAACCTCGGTCATTGTTTTTACCAACATACACGAGATCCTAACATCCTATCTGAGCCTCTATTAGCCAAAAGGTTTGCTGGAGAGAACCAGCAATCAGAACTAGACCGAGCTAGTTTCCTAAGCAAATTGACATTTTCTTGGATCAACCCTTTACTCAACTTAGGTTCCTCGAAAACGTTAGCTCTTGAAGACATCCCATCACTGGTTAACGAAGATAAAGCAAATTTAGCATACCAGAAGTTTGCTCGAGCATGGGATTCACTATCTGGGGAGAAGAACTGCAGCAATACCAGGAACCTGGTTCTGAGAGCAATAGCAAACGTTTACATGAAAGAAAATTTATTTATAGCCTTTTGTGCAATCGTCCGAACAATTTCAGTTGTAGTTTCTCCTCTTATAGTGTATGCTTTTATAAATTATTCAAATGTCGAGGAGGAAACTGTCTCCAAAGGCCTCATCATAGTGGGGTGTCTAATTCTTTCCAAGGTGGTTGAATCTTTGAGCCAGAGATATTGGTTCTTTGAGTCTAGGAGGTCTGGAATGAGAATGAGGTCGGCTTTGATGGTGGCAGTTTATCGAAAGCAGCTAAAGCTTTCTACTGTGGGAAGGAGAAGGCACTCAGCTGGAGAGATTGTGAATTACATAGCAGTTGATGCCTATCGAATGGGTGAGTTCCCGTGGTGGTTTCATTCAACATGGAGCCTTGGATTGCAACTATTCCTTGCCATTGGTGTTCTTTTCTGGGTGGTTGGTCTTGGTGCTCTTCCCGGATTAGTACCTCTCATTGCCTGTGGCCTCCTAAATGTGCCATTTGCAAAAGTTCTTCAGAAGTGTCAGTCCCAGTTCATGATAGCTCAGGACGAGAGGCTTAGAGCCACTTCTGAGATCCTAAACAGTATGAAAATCATCAAGTTACAATCATGGGAGGAGAAATTCAAGAACTTGGTTGATTCACTTCGTGAAAGAGAGTTCAAATGGTTGGCTGAGACGCAATTTAAAAAGGCTTATGGACCTCTAGTGTATTGGATGTCACCAACCATAATCACTTCAGTAATCTTTGTAGGATGTATCCTTTTCCAAAGTGTCCCTCTAAATGCAAGTACCATATTTACAGTTCTTGCTTCATTAAGGAGCATGGGAGAACCTGTCAGAATGATACCAGAGGCGCTTTCAGTACTGATTCAAGTCAAGGTCTCTTTTGACCGGCTAAATACATTTTTACTTGATGATGAGGTAAATGATAATGAAATAAAGAAATTACCATCACAAGATTCTGAAGAGAGCTTGAAAATAGATAAAGGCATGTTCAGTTGGTATCCTGAATCATCAATTCCAACTCTGAGAGATTTAAATTTGGAAATCCATAGGAACCAGAAAATTGCAGTTTGTGGACCAGTTGGTGCTGGAAAGTCATCACTTTTATACGCTATACTGGGAGAGATGCCGAAAGTTTCAGGAACT GTTGATGTATTTGGGACCATAGCCTATGTTTCTCAGAATTCTTGGATACAAAGTGGGACAGTTCGTGATAACATTCTCTACGGGAAAACAATGGAGAAGAATAAGTATGAAAAGACCATAGAAGCTTGTGCTTTGGATAAGGACCTTAGTAGTTTTGACCATGGTGATCTTACTGAAATAGGCGAGAGAGGACTTAACTTGAGTGGAGGACAGAAGCAGAGGATTCAGCTGGCGCGAGCTGTTTATAGTGATGCTGATATCTATCTCCTTGATGACCCCTTTAGTGCCGTGGATGCACATACAGCTGCAATTCTATTtcat GCTTATGTAATGGCTGCTCTGGCACAGAAAACTGTAATTCTAGTGACTCATCAAGTTGAATTTCTCTCAAAAGTCGATAAGATTTTG GTAATGGAACATGGACAAATTACTGAATCAGGAACCTTTGAGAATCTCTTGACCGCAGGAACAGCGTTTGAGCAACTTGTTAATGCTCACCGAGATGCAGTGACATCAGGTACTTCAAATTATCAAAGTCAGGGAGCATTCAAGAAGGAAGAAATGGTTGTTCCGGAGGAGTCTTTTCGGATTAACCTCACTGAAGATAGCAGTGAAGGGGATATTTCTGTGAAGGGCGTACCTGGGGTGCAActaatagaagaagaagagaaagagaccGGTGATGTTGGATGGAAGCCCTTTTGGgattatatttttgtttctaaGGGAATAATTTTTCTATGCTTGGCCATAATAGCACAGTCTTGTTTCTTTGGCCTTCAAGCGGCTTCAACTTATTGGCTTGCTATAGCTATTGAAATTCCAAATATAAAAAGTGGAATGCTCATTGGTGTTTATACTGCAGTTTCAACGTTTAGTGCTATCTTTGTTCATCTAAGGTCATACCTTGCAGCCCTTGTTGGATTGAAAGCTTCTAAAGCATTTTTCTCTGGTTTCACTGATGCTATCTTTAAGGCCCCCATGCTTTTCTTTGACTCAACTCCTGTTGGGCGAATTTTAACACGA GCTTCATCAGATTTAAGTATTTTGGATTTTGACATACCCTTCTCCATTTTCTTTATTGTTGCTGGTGGCATTGAAATGCTGACAACAATTGGAATTATGGCTTCTGTCACATGGCAAGTTCTTATTGTAGCCATTCTCGCCATGGTTGCTGCCAAATATGTTCAG AGCTACTATCTAGCGTCTGCAAGAGAATTGATAAGAATCAATGGAACAACCAAAGCTCCTGTAATGAATTATGCAGCTGAGACATCACTCGGAGTGTTCACTATAAGAGCTTTTAAAATGGTAGACAGGTTCTTTGACAACTACACAAAGCTAGTTGACACTGATGCAAGGCTCTTTTTTCATTCTAATGCAACCATGGAGTGGTTAATAATAAGGACAGAAGCACTTCAGAATTTGACCCTGTTCGCTGCTGCTTTACTCCTCATTTTACTTCCCAAGGGTTATGTTGCTCCAG GGCTTGTGGGGCTTTCTCTTTCTTATTCTTTGACACTGACCGGAGCACAAATATTTGTGACTCGATGGTATTGCAACTTATCGAATTACATTATATCAGTTGAAAGGATAAAACAGTTCATGCAGATTTCACCGGAGCCTCCAGCAATTGTGGAGGACAAGAGGCCCCCATATTCATGGCCTCAAAAGGGTAGAATAGAGCTTTTTTCACTGAAG TTAAATTACCGTCCAAATGCTCCACTAGTTCTCAAGGGAATTACATGCACATTCAACGAAGGGACTAGAGTAGGGGTTGTGGGAAGGACAGGAAGTGGAAAGACTACACTCATAAGTGCTTTGTTTCGTTTAGTAGATCCAAGCAGTGGTAAAATTATTATAGATGGACTTGACATCTGCTCTATGGGTCTAAAGGATTTAAGAATGAAGCTCAGTATCATCCCTCAAGAACCAACTCTTTTTAGGGGTAGCATCCGAACCAACTTGGATCCTTTAGGCCTTTACTCCGACAATGAAATATGGAGG GCTCTAGAGAAGTGTCAATTACAGGCAACAGTCAATAGCCTACCCAATTTATTAGATTCATCTG TGAGTGATGAAGGGGAAAATTGGAGCGCCGGGCAGCGCCAGTTGTTTTGCCTTGGAAGAGTGCTTCTCAAGAGGAACAGAATTCTAGTTCTGGATGAGGCTACTGCTTCCATCGACTCTGGAACAGATGCCACTCTACAAAGAATCATCAGGCAGGAATTTTCAGAATGCACTGTGATAACTGTAGCTCATAGAGTTCCAACAGTCATAGACAGTGACAAAGTCATGGTCCTCTCTGATG CTGGTGGAGTATGA